Proteins encoded together in one Deinococcus irradiatisoli window:
- a CDS encoding ABC transporter permease has protein sequence MSAGWLLRRVALALLAAFGVGVLVFALLRLIPGDVVTQLIGLEGNVSAERQAEMRRMFGLDQPIWAQFLGWFSALVRGDFGVSLRTDRPVFQDLLLRFPVTLELSVLALIFAVLVGLPLGILAALRRGRAADLLSSSFVLVGLAAPEFWLAILMILLFSLKLGWFPPNGYVSPGESLGGNLKSLFLPALALSFGLAAATTRIVRASLLDVLSQDYIRTARAKGLTGGAVVVRHALRNALIPVITVIGLQVGNLLGGAVIIEQLFGLPGVGRFALEGINLRDYPVVQGAVLWIAVSYVLVNVVVDVLYGVIDARVTYS, from the coding sequence TTGAGTGCCGGCTGGCTCCTGAGGCGCGTCGCGCTGGCGCTGCTGGCCGCGTTCGGGGTCGGCGTGCTGGTGTTCGCGTTGCTGCGCCTGATTCCCGGCGACGTGGTCACGCAGCTCATCGGGCTGGAAGGCAACGTCAGCGCCGAGAGGCAGGCCGAGATGCGGCGGATGTTCGGCCTCGATCAGCCGATCTGGGCGCAGTTCCTGGGCTGGTTCTCGGCCCTGGTGCGCGGCGATTTCGGCGTGAGCCTGCGAACCGACCGCCCGGTGTTCCAGGACCTTCTGCTGCGCTTTCCGGTGACGCTGGAACTCAGCGTGCTGGCGCTGATCTTCGCGGTGCTGGTGGGGTTGCCGCTGGGCATTCTGGCCGCCCTGCGGCGTGGGCGGGCCGCCGACCTGCTGTCGAGTTCGTTCGTGCTGGTCGGACTGGCCGCGCCGGAATTCTGGCTGGCGATCCTGATGATTCTGCTCTTCAGCCTCAAGCTGGGCTGGTTTCCGCCGAATGGGTACGTGTCGCCGGGCGAGTCGCTGGGCGGCAACCTGAAAAGCCTGTTTCTGCCGGCGCTGGCGCTGAGTTTCGGGCTGGCCGCCGCCACCACCCGGATCGTGCGCGCCAGCCTGCTCGACGTGCTCTCGCAGGACTACATCCGCACCGCGCGGGCCAAGGGCCTCACCGGGGGTGCGGTGGTGGTGCGCCACGCCCTGCGCAACGCCCTGATACCGGTGATCACCGTGATCGGCCTGCAGGTCGGCAACCTGCTCGGCGGCGCGGTGATCATCGAGCAGCTGTTCGGTTTGCCGGGGGTGGGGCGCTTCGCGCTGGAAGGCATCAACCTGCGCGACTACCCGGTGGTGCAGGGCGCGGTGCTGTGGATCGCCGTCAGCTACGTGCTGGTCAACGTGGTGGTGGACGTGCTCTACGGCGTGATCGACGCGCGGGTGACCTACTCGTGA
- a CDS encoding ExeM/NucH family extracellular endonuclease: MPRLPFSLAALTLITLGLSACTSNAATPEAPYGGTRIHDIQGATPAGDVASPKVGEKVEIEAVVVGVFPGLSGYAVQEADSMADQNPNTSEGLFVYCGSVTTCGAVKVGDRVKVSGTIKEFSKGTQLDTVTAETVVASGLTLPKAVTVTLPQDGNWEKYEGMRLNFPQTLTVTDNYSYGRYGQLGLSAGGRLFNPTNGNDTSTQAANDARKIVIDDGVSAQNPASLPYLSAQQTRRTGDTVAGVSGVWVQNAGGYMLEPVATPVFTAANPRPNAPQAVGGTLRVAGANVLNYFNDLNPDYSSTGPRGANSAGEFERQQAKIVAALKGLNADILTLMEVENNGDTALQALVDALNKEMGAGTYAAVKTGTVGSDAIKVAIIYKPASVTPQGAAQIDTDAVYSRPPVAQTFKDKQGGVLTVVANHLKSKGSCDNTDPDLGQGCWNLLRVQQAGALLKFVTQLKTQSGDPDVLLMGDFNAYGDEDPIKAITAAGFESLNKRIPAAERYSYQFSGQFGYLDHALASSSLGAQVTGITEWHINSDEPTVADYNYEYKNVPGCVVNTPKGNTCTGQDLFGPGPFRASDHDPVLVGLNLTK; the protein is encoded by the coding sequence ATGCCCAGATTGCCCTTTTCGCTCGCTGCCCTGACCCTGATCACGCTCGGGCTGAGCGCCTGCACCAGCAACGCCGCCACCCCCGAAGCGCCCTACGGCGGCACCCGCATTCACGACATTCAGGGCGCCACGCCGGCCGGCGACGTGGCCTCACCCAAGGTGGGGGAGAAGGTCGAGATCGAAGCCGTCGTGGTGGGCGTCTTTCCCGGCCTGAGCGGGTACGCCGTGCAGGAAGCCGACAGCATGGCCGACCAGAACCCCAACACCTCCGAGGGCCTGTTCGTCTACTGCGGCAGCGTGACCACCTGCGGCGCCGTCAAGGTGGGCGACCGGGTCAAGGTGAGCGGCACCATCAAGGAATTTTCCAAAGGCACCCAGCTCGACACCGTCACCGCCGAAACGGTGGTGGCCTCGGGCCTGACCCTGCCTAAGGCCGTCACCGTGACGCTGCCGCAGGACGGCAACTGGGAGAAGTACGAGGGCATGCGCCTCAACTTTCCCCAAACGCTGACCGTCACCGACAACTACAGCTACGGCCGCTACGGTCAGCTGGGCCTGAGCGCGGGCGGGCGGCTGTTCAATCCCACCAACGGCAACGACACGTCCACCCAGGCCGCCAACGACGCCCGCAAAATCGTGATCGACGACGGCGTCAGCGCCCAGAACCCGGCGAGCCTGCCGTACCTCAGCGCCCAGCAGACCCGCCGCACCGGCGACACGGTCGCGGGCGTCAGCGGGGTGTGGGTGCAGAATGCCGGCGGCTACATGCTCGAGCCGGTGGCGACGCCGGTGTTCACGGCGGCTAACCCGCGCCCCAACGCGCCGCAGGCGGTGGGCGGCACGCTGCGGGTGGCCGGTGCCAACGTCCTGAATTACTTCAACGACCTCAACCCCGACTACAGCAGCACCGGGCCGCGCGGCGCCAACTCGGCCGGCGAATTCGAGCGCCAGCAGGCCAAGATCGTGGCCGCCCTGAAGGGTCTGAACGCCGACATCCTGACCCTGATGGAAGTGGAGAACAACGGCGACACGGCCCTGCAGGCGCTGGTGGACGCCCTGAACAAGGAGATGGGGGCCGGCACCTACGCCGCCGTCAAGACCGGCACGGTCGGCAGCGACGCCATCAAGGTCGCCATCATCTACAAGCCCGCCAGCGTCACCCCGCAGGGCGCGGCGCAGATCGACACCGACGCGGTGTACTCGCGCCCCCCGGTGGCCCAGACCTTCAAGGACAAGCAGGGCGGCGTGCTGACGGTGGTCGCCAACCACCTCAAGAGCAAGGGCAGCTGCGACAACACTGACCCCGACCTCGGCCAGGGCTGCTGGAACCTGTTGCGGGTGCAGCAGGCCGGCGCGCTGCTCAAGTTCGTGACCCAGCTCAAGACCCAGAGCGGCGACCCGGACGTCCTTTTGATGGGCGATTTCAACGCCTACGGCGACGAGGACCCGATCAAGGCCATCACGGCGGCGGGCTTCGAGAGCCTCAACAAGCGCATTCCCGCTGCCGAGCGCTACAGCTACCAGTTCAGCGGTCAGTTCGGTTACCTCGACCACGCCCTGGCCAGCAGCAGCCTCGGCGCCCAGGTCACCGGCATCACCGAATGGCACATCAACAGCGACGAGCCCACGGTGGCCGATTACAATTACGAGTACAAGAACGTACCGGGCTGCGTGGTGAACACGCCCAAGGGCAACACCTGCACCGGTCAGGACCTCTTCGGGCCGGGCCCCTTCCGCGCCTCGGACCATGACCCGGTGCTGGTGGGCCTCAACCTGACCAAGTAA
- a CDS encoding SDR family oxidoreductase has protein sequence MTSSPVTLITGATGGIGEALAHACHDHTLILQGRDQARLEALCAGLPDARPLILDLTRPDTFASALLNLPPLTNLVHNAGVVDLGAVAEQDHAVWTHTLAVNLVAPAELTRLLLPGLRQTRGCLVFVNSGAGLSASAQWGSYAASKFGLRALADAVRAEESAAGVRVTSLYPGRTATAMQEKVHRQEGAAYSPERFIQPESLARTLRFVLDAPRDALLSDVTVRAGS, from the coding sequence GTGACTTCCTCTCCCGTGACCTTGATTACCGGCGCGACCGGCGGCATCGGCGAAGCGCTGGCCCACGCCTGCCACGACCACACCCTGATCCTGCAGGGCCGCGACCAAGCTCGCCTCGAAGCGCTGTGCGCCGGGCTGCCGGATGCCCGTCCCCTGATTCTCGACCTGACCCGGCCCGACACCTTCGCGTCGGCCCTGCTCAACCTGCCGCCGCTGACCAATCTGGTGCACAACGCCGGGGTGGTGGACCTCGGCGCAGTGGCCGAGCAGGACCATGCGGTGTGGACGCACACCCTGGCAGTCAATCTGGTGGCCCCGGCCGAGCTGACCCGCCTGCTGCTGCCGGGCCTGCGCCAGACACGCGGCTGCCTGGTGTTCGTCAATTCCGGAGCGGGCCTGAGTGCCAGCGCCCAGTGGGGCAGCTACGCCGCCAGCAAATTCGGCCTGCGGGCGCTGGCCGACGCCGTGCGGGCCGAGGAAAGTGCGGCCGGCGTGCGCGTCACCAGCTTGTACCCTGGACGCACCGCCACCGCCATGCAGGAAAAGGTGCACCGCCAGGAGGGCGCGGCCTACTCGCCGGAGCGCTTTATCCAGCCGGAAAGTCTGGCCCGCACCCTGCGTTTCGTGCTCGACGCGCCGCGTGACGCGCTGCTGAGCGATGTCACCGTGCGTGCGGGGAGCTGA
- a CDS encoding NADH-quinone oxidoreductase subunit 15, with product MSTSKDALYRSWLTLLGWLEEEAAARGLKLSKVADFPDYIYRMERPYDLPTTVMSVSLNRLDPASSDQSGQALFLASVSPRHVDLGGVSLRVMGGSKHWHLHAGHGELFEGKRPFTRARLTTILDGVQEGVGA from the coding sequence ATGTCCACTTCCAAAGACGCGCTGTACCGCTCGTGGCTCACCCTGCTCGGCTGGCTCGAGGAAGAAGCCGCCGCACGCGGCCTGAAACTCAGCAAGGTCGCCGACTTTCCAGATTACATCTACCGCATGGAGCGTCCCTACGACCTGCCCACCACGGTGATGAGCGTCAGCCTCAACCGGCTGGACCCGGCGTCCTCCGATCAAAGCGGCCAGGCGCTGTTTCTGGCCTCGGTCAGCCCCCGGCATGTGGACCTGGGCGGCGTGTCGCTGCGGGTCATGGGCGGCAGCAAACACTGGCACCTGCACGCCGGGCACGGCGAACTGTTCGAAGGCAAGCGGCCCTTTACCCGCGCCCGCCTCACCACCATCCTCGACGGCGTGCAGGAAGGGGTAGGGGCTTAA
- a CDS encoding shikimate dehydrogenase: MSLLATPGESALALIGYPPGAARALREFGLVALGVPATPLPEVFSACQTLGFAGALLHPGVQESAAAHVQLDPDARRAGLTDAVSFAGGMHGTYAAPEALLGAVQESSYAARGAHAVLIGSAADLRLGLGLSRLGFKAVTVVADSRRDAEAMSRDLPAGLAAFALARSDAALPGLAERADLLVLTGGPLPAGLVQPYHTVLDLTGKVGREVERVGAALLALPDFPARVLARQIEHASGQRFRTDLLTDLAGALAQ; encoded by the coding sequence GTGAGCCTGCTGGCCACCCCCGGCGAGAGCGCGCTGGCCCTAATCGGTTATCCACCGGGCGCGGCGCGGGCGCTGCGGGAATTCGGTCTGGTGGCGCTGGGCGTGCCGGCTACGCCGCTGCCGGAGGTGTTCTCAGCTTGCCAGACGCTGGGCTTTGCCGGCGCGCTGCTGCATCCGGGGGTGCAGGAGTCGGCCGCCGCCCACGTACAGCTCGACCCCGACGCCCGCCGCGCCGGCCTGACCGACGCCGTGAGCTTTGCCGGTGGAATGCACGGCACCTACGCCGCGCCCGAAGCGCTGCTCGGCGCGGTGCAGGAAAGCAGCTACGCGGCGCGCGGTGCCCACGCCGTGCTGATCGGCTCGGCGGCCGATCTGCGGCTGGGACTGGGGCTCTCGCGGCTGGGCTTCAAGGCGGTGACGGTGGTGGCCGACAGCCGCCGCGACGCCGAGGCGATGTCGCGCGATCTGCCGGCGGGCCTGGCCGCCTTCGCGTTGGCCCGCAGCGACGCGGCTCTGCCGGGGCTGGCCGAGCGGGCCGATCTGCTGGTTCTCACCGGTGGCCCGCTGCCCGCTGGCCTGGTGCAGCCGTATCACACCGTCCTCGACCTGACTGGAAAAGTCGGGCGCGAGGTGGAACGGGTGGGCGCGGCCCTGCTGGCCCTGCCGGATTTCCCGGCGCGGGTGCTGGCCCGGCAGATCGAACATGCCAGCGGGCAACGTTTCCGAACCGACCTCCTGACCGACCTGGCCGGCGCCCTGGCACAGTGA
- a CDS encoding transcription elongation factor GreA, which yields MTRPKLPMTRRGYDKLAETLNHLKTTRREQISDYMGSALADGDLRESAAYDEARMQQSENEARIIELEDQLERAELIDESAQDGVGLGARVKVKDDKGNERAFEIVGTYEVDVLKGRISDQSPIGQALAGRRAGDTVTVQLPKGSATFTLLEVVYE from the coding sequence ATGACCAGACCCAAGCTCCCGATGACTCGCCGCGGGTATGACAAACTTGCCGAGACCCTCAATCACCTCAAAACCACCCGCCGCGAGCAGATCAGCGATTACATGGGCAGCGCGCTGGCCGACGGCGACCTGCGCGAAAGTGCGGCCTACGACGAAGCTCGCATGCAGCAATCGGAAAACGAAGCGCGTATCATCGAGCTCGAAGACCAGCTCGAGCGCGCCGAGCTGATCGACGAAAGCGCCCAGGACGGGGTGGGCCTCGGCGCCCGCGTGAAGGTGAAAGACGACAAGGGCAACGAGCGCGCCTTCGAGATCGTCGGCACCTACGAAGTGGACGTGCTCAAGGGCCGCATCAGCGATCAGTCGCCGATCGGTCAGGCGCTGGCTGGGCGCCGCGCTGGCGACACCGTGACCGTGCAGTTGCCCAAGGGAAGCGCCACCTTCACGCTGCTGGAAGTCGTCTACGAGTAG
- a CDS encoding cupin domain-containing protein: MEKISLNAEHNTGSFNAVPGQIGHLHFPAGTVLPPNSHAQDEISFIHSGVLRAVSGGQSYTLRAGDVTLIPAGEVHEAEVLEDVELSYVLLDKP; the protein is encoded by the coding sequence ATGGAAAAAATCAGTTTGAACGCCGAGCACAACACCGGCAGCTTCAACGCCGTCCCGGGCCAGATCGGCCACCTGCACTTCCCGGCCGGCACCGTGCTGCCGCCCAACAGCCATGCCCAGGACGAGATTTCCTTTATTCACAGCGGCGTGCTGCGGGCCGTGAGCGGCGGGCAAAGTTATACCCTGCGCGCCGGCGACGTGACCCTGATTCCCGCCGGCGAAGTTCACGAGGCCGAAGTGCTGGAGGATGTGGAACTCAGCTACGTGCTGCTGGACAAACCTTGA
- a CDS encoding ABC transporter permease: MSAASPAALPLSPGRRAAKLFFRTPSGVAGLVLVVLIIACALLAAYISPYDPVQYLPADRMQGPSVRHWLGTDLYGRDLLSRVIYGSRISLSVSVLSVSLALAVGGLLGALSGYYLGWVDTLIMRLTDVLLAFPAILLAIALLAFLGGGFWNLTVAIAVAYTAPFARVVRAAVLRSRSAMFVEASNALGASDRRLLWRHVLPNSAGPVLVEITLRLAYAILGEAALSFLGLGTQPPAPAWGQMIADGRPFLETNAWISIAPGLAIMLTVLGFNLLGDALRDALDPRLAR, from the coding sequence GTGAGCGCGGCCAGCCCGGCCGCCCTGCCGCTCTCGCCGGGGCGACGCGCCGCGAAGCTGTTTTTCCGCACGCCCAGCGGCGTCGCCGGTCTGGTGCTGGTGGTGCTGATCATTGCCTGCGCGCTGCTGGCGGCCTACATCTCGCCGTACGACCCGGTGCAATACCTACCCGCCGACCGGATGCAGGGGCCTTCGGTGCGTCACTGGCTGGGCACCGACCTCTACGGGCGCGACCTGCTCTCGCGGGTGATCTACGGCAGCCGCATCAGCCTCTCGGTCAGCGTGCTGAGCGTGTCGCTGGCGCTGGCCGTGGGCGGGCTGCTGGGGGCGCTCTCCGGCTACTACCTGGGTTGGGTGGATACCCTGATCATGCGCCTTACTGACGTGCTGCTGGCTTTTCCGGCCATTTTGCTGGCCATCGCGTTGCTGGCCTTTCTGGGCGGCGGCTTCTGGAACCTCACCGTCGCCATCGCCGTGGCCTACACCGCGCCGTTTGCACGGGTGGTGCGCGCTGCGGTGCTCAGAAGCCGCAGCGCCATGTTCGTGGAAGCCAGCAACGCCCTGGGCGCCAGCGACAGGCGGCTGCTGTGGCGCCACGTCCTGCCCAACTCGGCCGGGCCGGTGCTGGTGGAAATCACCCTGCGGCTGGCCTACGCCATTCTCGGCGAGGCGGCGCTCAGCTTCCTGGGCCTGGGCACCCAGCCTCCCGCGCCGGCCTGGGGCCAGATGATCGCCGACGGCCGCCCTTTTCTGGAAACGAATGCCTGGATCTCCATCGCGCCGGGACTGGCGATCATGCTGACGGTGCTGGGCTTCAACCTGCTCGGCGACGCCCTGCGCGACGCGCTCGACCCCCGGCTGGCCCGCTGA
- a CDS encoding stage V sporulation protein S: MEETLRVSGTSRPNAVAGAVAALIRSVGVLEIQAIGPAAVNQTVKALAIARGYLLSDGLDLNAQPAFVKLDMNAEERTAVRFLVRREDRPADHLKAADSDLLPAPLSPLP; the protein is encoded by the coding sequence ATGGAAGAGACGCTGCGCGTTTCAGGCACATCACGTCCCAATGCCGTGGCGGGCGCAGTTGCGGCCCTGATTCGTTCGGTCGGCGTGCTCGAAATCCAGGCGATCGGTCCGGCGGCCGTCAACCAGACGGTCAAGGCGCTGGCCATCGCCCGCGGCTACCTGCTGAGTGATGGCCTGGACCTCAATGCCCAGCCGGCTTTCGTCAAGCTCGACATGAACGCCGAAGAACGCACCGCCGTGCGCTTTCTGGTCCGGCGTGAGGACCGGCCGGCCGACCACCTCAAGGCCGCCGACAGCGACCTGCTGCCCGCGCCGCTCTCGCCGTTGCCCTGA
- a CDS encoding peptidylprolyl isomerase — protein MKKYLLTALLALTALAAAQDTTPATTPAPAQTDTAPAQTPTDTTGTAETTAAPETSDVDPTTVVATVGSTDYSLAEFDRAFRMAVARSANSQGMPYSSDMEASFAQYRPQFLDTFARQQAVLQLAEKGGITSDDAAIDAQIAADRAQFQSDDEFNSALQGSGFADEDDYRLSLQQQQIASAYLKQLSDRFTFSDAVVATFYNLNKASFTREAQACVRHILVPTEAEAQQIVKDLAAGGDFAAIAKAQSKDPGSAEQGGDLGCIAPGDTVPEFDKAAFEGPLNTVQTVKTQFGYHVLQVTKRTDAGLAPLAEVQGQIRDQLAAQAAQKYLDAQVARLKVTVYADRLPVVAAPDDQASPEDQAAPDDAAPSDDAPTDTAPTDAPPSK, from the coding sequence GTGAAAAAATATTTGCTGACGGCCCTGCTCGCCTTGACCGCGTTGGCGGCGGCCCAGGACACCACCCCCGCGACCACCCCCGCGCCGGCCCAGACCGACACGGCGCCGGCCCAGACCCCCACCGACACGACCGGCACGGCCGAGACGACGGCTGCCCCCGAAACCTCGGACGTCGACCCCACCACGGTGGTCGCCACGGTGGGCAGCACCGATTATTCGCTGGCCGAGTTTGACCGGGCCTTCCGCATGGCGGTGGCGCGCAGCGCCAACTCGCAGGGCATGCCCTACAGCAGCGACATGGAGGCGAGCTTCGCGCAGTACCGCCCGCAATTCCTCGACACCTTCGCCCGCCAGCAGGCGGTGCTGCAACTCGCCGAAAAGGGCGGCATCACCTCGGACGACGCGGCCATCGACGCCCAGATCGCTGCCGACCGCGCCCAGTTCCAGAGTGACGACGAATTCAACTCGGCCCTGCAGGGCAGCGGCTTTGCCGACGAGGACGACTACCGCCTCTCGCTGCAGCAGCAGCAGATCGCCAGCGCTTACCTCAAGCAGCTCAGCGACCGCTTTACCTTCAGTGACGCGGTGGTCGCCACCTTCTACAACCTCAACAAAGCCAGCTTTACCCGCGAAGCGCAGGCCTGCGTGCGCCACATTCTGGTGCCCACCGAAGCCGAAGCGCAGCAGATCGTCAAGGACCTCGCGGCCGGCGGCGACTTCGCGGCGATTGCCAAGGCACAGTCTAAGGACCCCGGCAGCGCCGAGCAGGGCGGCGACCTCGGCTGCATCGCGCCGGGCGACACCGTGCCGGAATTCGACAAGGCCGCCTTCGAGGGCCCGCTGAACACCGTGCAGACGGTCAAGACCCAGTTCGGCTATCACGTGCTACAGGTCACCAAGCGTACCGACGCCGGGCTGGCGCCGCTGGCCGAGGTTCAGGGCCAGATTCGCGACCAGCTGGCCGCCCAGGCCGCCCAGAAGTACCTCGACGCCCAGGTGGCCCGCCTGAAGGTGACCGTCTACGCCGACCGCCTGCCGGTGGTGGCGGCGCCGGACGACCAGGCCTCGCCTGAAGACCAGGCCGCCCCGGACGACGCGGCCCCCAGCGACGACGCGCCGACCGACACGGCGCCGACCGACGCCCCGCCCTCCAAGTAA
- a CDS encoding lipid II:glycine glycyltransferase FemX, which produces MSLELLQTQDPHAYDDVVRQLPITSALQGWGYGEARRELGQVPTRYLIRRAGRTVGALQLIRKRLVPGLNLLYAPRGPVLEDLSLLPDLAAALRTVARPTDTLVRIEPPFARTPELIPEHLGPWRRSEAEQPEHTITVNLTKPEPELLANLHSMARRNVKAANKFGVEVVTGGEELFEEFWTIFTATNERAKLGAFPKTYYQTMLSQGAAYGGDAYLVLARHQGRALAGGFFLAMGAVTNYLYGGSVKDDRPGEDGAERKDVKAPTAFYWGAMLDAKARGYRAFDFWGIPRKLDAEKHSFGVYRMKENFGGEKVWFPGYDLPLSPVSPLIVRGLRWRKTQNNLRKRGSAEDVL; this is translated from the coding sequence GTGTCTTTAGAGCTGCTTCAAACCCAGGATCCTCACGCCTACGACGACGTGGTGCGCCAGCTGCCGATTACCAGCGCCCTGCAGGGCTGGGGGTACGGCGAAGCCCGGCGCGAGCTCGGGCAAGTGCCGACGCGCTACTTGATTCGCCGCGCCGGGCGCACCGTGGGCGCGCTGCAACTGATTCGCAAGCGGCTGGTGCCGGGCCTGAACCTGCTCTACGCGCCGCGCGGCCCGGTGCTCGAGGACCTGTCGCTGCTGCCGGACCTGGCGGCGGCCCTCAGAACAGTCGCTCGCCCCACCGACACCCTGGTGCGCATCGAGCCGCCGTTTGCCCGCACGCCCGAGCTGATTCCCGAACACCTCGGCCCCTGGCGGCGCAGCGAGGCCGAGCAGCCCGAACACACCATCACGGTGAACCTGACCAAGCCCGAGCCCGAACTGCTCGCCAACCTGCACAGCATGGCCCGGCGCAACGTCAAGGCGGCGAACAAGTTCGGGGTGGAGGTCGTGACCGGCGGCGAGGAACTCTTCGAGGAGTTCTGGACCATTTTCACCGCCACCAACGAGCGCGCCAAGCTCGGCGCGTTTCCCAAAACCTATTACCAGACCATGCTCAGCCAGGGCGCGGCCTACGGCGGCGACGCTTACCTGGTGCTGGCCCGGCACCAGGGACGGGCGCTGGCCGGCGGGTTTTTTCTGGCGATGGGCGCGGTCACCAATTACCTCTACGGCGGCAGCGTCAAGGACGACCGCCCCGGCGAGGACGGCGCCGAGCGCAAGGATGTCAAGGCGCCGACCGCTTTTTACTGGGGCGCCATGCTCGACGCCAAGGCGCGCGGCTACCGCGCCTTCGACTTCTGGGGCATTCCGCGCAAGCTCGACGCCGAGAAGCACAGCTTCGGGGTCTACCGCATGAAGGAGAACTTCGGCGGCGAGAAGGTCTGGTTTCCCGGTTACGATCTGCCGCTCAGCCCGGTGTCGCCGCTGATCGTGCGCGGCCTGCGCTGGCGCAAGACCCAGAACAATCTGCGCAAGCGCGGCAGCGCCGAGGACGTGCTGTGA
- a CDS encoding helix-turn-helix domain-containing protein, with the protein MQLGERIRARRRQLGLTLKAVSEASGLSIAYLSQVERQRANPTVAALSSIAQALGVKLSFFVPDETHDAVVMRRGARPALQLRELPYRVHSLAGRGQHLQLEPLLIELQPHFTSQPTSHLGEEFLHVLSGRLVLQVGEERFELAAGDSAQHPSTTPHAWGNPGSEETTLLWVGTPRLF; encoded by the coding sequence GTGCAGCTCGGCGAGCGAATCCGCGCCCGAAGACGGCAACTGGGACTGACCCTCAAGGCGGTCAGCGAAGCGAGCGGGCTGTCGATCGCCTACCTTTCGCAGGTCGAGCGCCAGCGCGCCAACCCCACCGTCGCGGCCTTGTCGAGCATCGCGCAGGCGCTGGGCGTCAAGCTGAGTTTCTTCGTGCCCGACGAGACCCACGACGCGGTGGTGATGCGCCGGGGCGCCCGGCCGGCCCTGCAACTGCGCGAACTTCCCTACCGGGTGCACAGCCTGGCGGGGCGGGGCCAGCACCTGCAGCTCGAACCGCTGCTGATCGAATTGCAGCCGCACTTCACCTCGCAGCCCACCAGCCACCTCGGCGAGGAATTTTTGCATGTCCTTTCAGGGCGCCTGGTCTTGCAGGTGGGCGAGGAGCGTTTCGAACTCGCCGCCGGAGACAGCGCCCAGCATCCCAGCACCACGCCGCACGCCTGGGGCAACCCCGGCAGCGAGGAAACGACGCTGCTGTGGGTCGGCACGCCGCGCCTGTTCTGA